A region of Triticum urartu cultivar G1812 unplaced genomic scaffold, Tu2.1 TuUngrouped_contig_5741, whole genome shotgun sequence DNA encodes the following proteins:
- the LOC125529643 gene encoding 60S ribosomal protein L34, with translation MVQRLTYRKRHSYATKSNQTRVVKTPGGKLVYQYTKKRASGPKCPVTGKKIQGIPHLRPTEYKRSRLSRNRRTVNRPYGGVLSGTAVRERIIRAFLVEEQKIVKKVLKIQKTKDKTTSK, from the exons ATGGTGCAGCGTCTGACCTACCGGAAGAGGCACAGCTATGCCACCAAGTCCAACCAGACGCGGGTCGTCAAGACCCCAG GTGGTAAGCTCGTGTACCAGTACACCAAGAAGAGGGCGAGCGGCCCCAAGTGCCCTGTGACCGGGAAGAAGATCCAGGGG ATTCCCCACCTCAGGCCTACTGAATACAAAAGATCAAGGTTGTCTAGGAACCGCAGGACTGTGAACCGTCCCTATGGTGGAGTGCTCTCTGGAACTGCAGTGAGGGAAAG GATCATCCGCGCTTTCTTGGTTGAGGAGCAGAAGATCGTGAAGAAGGTGTTGAAAATACAGAAGACCAAGGACAAGACGACCTCAAAGTAA